The nucleotide sequence CTATATCCACAATGATACCCATGTGATAGCTCATAAGCCAATGATGCTGATCCGGAGCAGTGGCAGTGGTCTTTGGGGCGCTTAGTTTTGAATAGTTGATACCGCCTTTTATCCCGAAACGGGTGCTGGTGTTTTGTGTGATGCCGGATAGGGGAAAAATCAATAGTATGACGATGGTTAAAATCAGCCTTTGTTGCATTACTTCACGGGTTTACTGTTTTTCAATCAGATTGGCGGCTCATAGTATCACAAAATGCTGCCGGTGCAACAAAAATAAAGAATATCTCCGTATTACCCCGCTGATCGCGTAGTTCGCGGGACACAAATCGTACAATTCATTATTTTTGCATATCTGTTTCTAAATCCTGAATGACGCAGCGCTATGATAAAAACATTGTTCCGCCCTTTTATTTTGATGATACTCTTCTGTTGCTTCCTTTTTGCCTGTAATAAAAAGAATGAAACACCGGGCAATATTTACAGTACCGTAAATTGGGATGCATTGAGTGCAAATGCTTATTTTACATTGGCCATCAGAGGCGATCGCTCCCTGTGGGCAGCAGGTACCAACAATTATGGGCAGCTGGGTGGCAGCATCGCAGGTCGCGATTCGAATTTTAAACGGATAACGGAACATGTAAGCCTAGCGCGGGCCGGTTATTTTCATACGCTGGTATTAAAGACGGATGGCTCTTTATGGGGAATGGGGAGAAGCGATTCGGGGCAGCTGGGTAATGTACAGGGAAGTAAAACAAAGATACCGGTAAAGATCACCGGCGACGTGCTATCCATGTCGGGCGGAGCCGCTCATACGCTGATATTAAAAAAAGACGGAACGGTTTGGGCCACCGGCGGAAATTTTTACGGTCAATTAGGCGACGGTACCGGAATTTCCAGGAACACTCCGGTGCAGGTTGCAACAGGCGTGAAACAGCTGGCTGCTGGAAGAGACTTTAGTTTGATTGTGAAAACCGATGGCAGCCTGTGGGCGGCGGGGCGCAATAATTACGGCCAATTGGGAGACGGAACATTAGACAATAAAAGAACATTCGTGAAAGTTATGGACAATGTAGCGGTAGTTGCAGCAGAATCATTTCATTCGCTGATATTAAAAACGGATGGCTCTTTGTGGGGGAGCGGGCAGAATTTATATGGCCAGTTGGGAGATGGGACCAAGGAGAACCGGCCGAGTCCCATACGGCTTGCCGGCAATGTCGCTGCAATAGCTGCTGGCGCCTATCATAGCCTGATCCTGAAAAAAGACGGATCACTATGGACAACAGGAAGAAATAATTATGGTCAGTGTGGAACCGGATCCGCAGAACCGGCATTGGTAACACCCGTGCAGATCGCATCTGAGGTTATGGCCATTGCGGCAGGGCATTATCATTCGGTGTTCTTAAAAAAAGACGGAATGGTTTTTTCTGCAGGCCGTAATGCTTCCGGGGAACTGGGGTTGGGGAACACTGAAAATGCCAGCCAGCCCGTTCCTGCTTTCTCCCTGGTCCGGTAAATAACAAAACCTGCGGGAATATGGCCGGAAAATATAGATTATAATTATCCCAAAATATTTTTACTTTTGAACGTTTCATTTAAGGGCGGAACCTTCCGCCGGATAGGACAAGTATATAAAAAGGATTTGATTCATGGCAAAAGAAACCGTAGTACCAAAGACAGGAGCAACGTACGATGAAGACAGTATAAAAAGCCTGGACTGGAAGGAGCACATCCGCCTGCGTCCGGGAATGTATATCGGAAAACTGGGCGATGGCAGCAGCCCGGATGATGGGATTTACGTGCTGGTAAAAGAAGTAATGGATAACTGTATTGACGAATACATGATGGGGTACGGAAAAACGATCGAACTGACCATCAAGGACAATACGGTAACTGTAAGGGATTATGGACGTGGTATACCACTGGGAAAGGTGGTGGATGTAGTAAGCAAGATCAATACCGGCGCCAAATATGATAGTCGCGCCTTTCAGAAATCAGTAGGGTTGAACGGTGTGGGTACAAAAGCGGTCAACGCACTCAGCAACTATTTTAAAGTGGTGGCTGTCCGGGACGGGAAAGATAAGACTGCCGAATTTGAGCGCGGAGTGCTGGTAAAAGAAAGTAAGGAATCCAAAACAGGCGAGGACAATGGCACCCTTGTTACTTTTATTCCGGATGATACTATTTTCAAAAACTTTAAGTTTCACCCGGAGTTCCTGGAGAACCTGATCTGGAATTATTGTTTCCTGAATGCAGGACTAAAGATCCTGTTCAATGGCAAAACCTATGTCAGCCGCAACGGATTGCTGGATCTGCTGCAACGCAAGACCAATGAAGATGAGATCCGGTATCCGATCATCCATTTAAAAGGGGAGGATATTGAAATGGCGCTGACCCATGGAAATGATTACGGAGAGGAGCTGTACAGCTTTGTAAACGGGCAGCATACCACACAGGGCGGAACCCATCAGCAGGCATTCCGGGAAGCGTTTGTAAAAACCATCCGCGAATTTTATAAAAAGGATTATGATGCGTCTGATATCCGCGGAGCCATCGTAGGCGCCGTTGCTGTAAGGGTGGTGGAGCCGGTATTTGAGAGCCAGACAAAAACCAAACTGGGCTCCCAGAATGTGGATATCAACGGCCCCAGCATGAAACAGTTTGTCGGCGACTTTATGTCGAGGGAGCTGGATAACTATCTTCACAAAAATCCCTCAACGGCAGAAGCATTAAAAAAACGGATCGAGCAAAGCGAACGGGAACGTAAGGACCTGGCAGGCATTAAAAAGCTGGCCAATGAACGTGCAAAAAAAGCAAACCTGCACAACCGCAAGCTCCGGGATTGCCGGGTTCACTTAAACGAGGATCCTCCCTCCAAAGGAAAAGAAGAATTTATTTCAAAGCAGAACGAAACCACCATATTTATTACAGAGGGGGACAGTGCCAGCGGATCCATCACAAAGGCCCGGAACGTGGAAACCCAGGCTGTATTCAGTTTACGGGGTAAACCGCTGAACAGTTTTGGTCTCACAAAAAAAGTAGTGTATGAAAATGAGGAATTCAACCTGTTGCAGCATGCACTGAATATTGAGGAAGGAATGGACGGGCTGCGGTTTAATAATATTGTTATTGCTACCGATGCCGATGTGGACGGGATGCACATACGCCTGCTGATCATGACCTTTTTCCTGCAGTTCTTTCCCGAGCTGGTAAAACAGGAGAAAGTGTATGTACTGGAAACGCCGTTGTTCCGGGTAAGGGATAAAAAGGAAACCATCTATTGCTACAGCGAAATGGAAAAAAGAGCGGCGATAAAGAAATTGTCCGGAAAACCGGAAGTAACCCGCTTTAAGGGGCTGGGTGAGATCAGTCCGGATGAATTTTCCCAGTTCATTTCCGGCGATATGCGTAAACAACTGATGCGCCTGGAACAGGGAGACCATATCCAGCAACTGCTGGAATATTATATGGGTAAAAATACAATGGATCGCCAGGAATTTATTATTGATAACCTGGTGGTGGAGATCGACGAGGCAGAAGAGGAAGCTGCTGCCTGACACGGAAGCTCCGTTTATCCGGTCATCCCGCACCGGATAAACGGAGCATTGTTTTTACATGATCTCCCGTTTAAACCGGTGGGAGGCCGTTACGTTTCCGTTTGCATTCAGGATCAGCCGGAGCATCCGGGTCTTTTCGTAGAGAACAATGTCATACTGGATGCCGTTCGCATCCGATAGTTCGGTAATACCATATATTTCGGCATGCGCATATTTTTTATTTACCGTATTAAGAATAGCAGGCGGCAGCCCTTTTTTGTAATAGCGGATCGTGCGGATCAGGTTGCCGTTATAATCCAGCGCTACACGGAGCCGGATGCCTTCTGCCTGAAAATTTGCTTCGCAAAAGTCGCCGGTATATCTCCATTGAACGTCCTGCGCAGCGGTGAATAACCGGTTAAATGTCTTCAAAACTTTTTCATTAACCGGAGGGTAATTGTTTGCAGCCTGCGCTACCAGCGATGTCAGGAACAGGGCCATAATGATGGTATATGATTTCATGATAAATGATTTTAAAGATTTACAGAATTGTACGGGCAGTATATTGCCGGGTAAGCTGAGGTTTCCGGCTGCTGCGAATATCAGCGGGCGGGAACCGGAATGTGATGTGGATTGCCGTTGCATATTGTTGTTTATTTTCAACAAAGATGCTATGGCAGCAGTGCCATAAAATTGTACAGATCGGAACTCAGCTGATTTCGGGCGTGAGGATAAGCGGTGCAGGTGCCGCTAAAAAGCCGGAGGGGGTGGTTCCGGTAAAGGATTTGAATGCTTTGATAAAATGAGCCTGGTCGAAATAGCCGCATTCATAGGCAATAGAAGTAAGTGACTGGGAATTCTGTTCCAGGAGCTTCAGGCTGTTTTGAAACCGGTCGATCTGCATATAAAGCTTGGGCGACAAGCCGGTATACTGAACGAACAGTTTTTGAAGATAGCGGGAAGAGATCCCGAATTTTTCAGCAACATGTTGAATGTTGTTCCAAAAATCCTCCCGTTTAAATTCACGGATCACGCCATCCAGCAGGAGGATATGGCGCTTCTGCTTTTCATAGCCGTGTATCCTTTTTATAAAAAAGGAATCGAATGCCTGAAGACGTTCTTGGAGTGTTGTTTTGTTCAACAGCTCTTCATACAGGTATTGTATGGGATTGCCCAGTACCTGGTACAGGTCACTTACCTGGTCGTTAAAAAGATGCATCTCCTCCCGTAAAAAAAGCGCTGCTGTATGCGGATAAAAGCGCACTCCCATCATACACCCGGGACCATCGCAAAAGTAGGTGAGCGGTTCGATGATCTGTCCCCATAATTCAATAGGCGGATTTAACCGGATGCCGTTTTTGTTGCGCACGTACCAGTTGCCGCCGCCAAGGCGGATCATGATCTCAACACAGCCGCTGGCATATGCCTTTTTTTCGAACAACTCACTGCCATCCGTTTCAATGATGTAGTAGTTTTCAATAAAAGGCCTTAACGGCAGTGCCGGCAAAAACTCCTGGTATCGCGTTTCTTTTTGATCCATGAATTGTAAAGTTAAAAAGATCCGCGATTCTGAATTGTAAAAAACGGAACAGTACCGGGTCTCCGGCGGATCATAATCATCCGGATGCAGGAAATTCCAGTTTCCGTAATGCGGCTTCCGGAAGGGGGGCGATTTTTCGCAGGGTGTAATCAAAGCAGACCATCCCTGTTTTTGCAAAGACAACAGGGAGCTTTTTACCATCCGTTTCTTTTTCGACCCGGTAATACAGATCAAACCCTGCCCGCTGGAAATCACCGGCAGTTACCGATACCAGGAGCGCATCACCCATAAAGGCTTCATTCTTAAACTCAATAGCGGCGTCGGCCATGATCAGTCCCACACCTTCCATTGAAAACTCGGTGTACCCCAACCTCCGCAGGAACTGCACCCGGGCTTCATGGATCATTCCCAGCAGGGCATC is from Niabella beijingensis and encodes:
- a CDS encoding DNA topoisomerase IV subunit B, coding for MAKETVVPKTGATYDEDSIKSLDWKEHIRLRPGMYIGKLGDGSSPDDGIYVLVKEVMDNCIDEYMMGYGKTIELTIKDNTVTVRDYGRGIPLGKVVDVVSKINTGAKYDSRAFQKSVGLNGVGTKAVNALSNYFKVVAVRDGKDKTAEFERGVLVKESKESKTGEDNGTLVTFIPDDTIFKNFKFHPEFLENLIWNYCFLNAGLKILFNGKTYVSRNGLLDLLQRKTNEDEIRYPIIHLKGEDIEMALTHGNDYGEELYSFVNGQHTTQGGTHQQAFREAFVKTIREFYKKDYDASDIRGAIVGAVAVRVVEPVFESQTKTKLGSQNVDINGPSMKQFVGDFMSRELDNYLHKNPSTAEALKKRIEQSERERKDLAGIKKLANERAKKANLHNRKLRDCRVHLNEDPPSKGKEEFISKQNETTIFITEGDSASGSITKARNVETQAVFSLRGKPLNSFGLTKKVVYENEEFNLLQHALNIEEGMDGLRFNNIVIATDADVDGMHIRLLIMTFFLQFFPELVKQEKVYVLETPLFRVRDKKETIYCYSEMEKRAAIKKLSGKPEVTRFKGLGEISPDEFSQFISGDMRKQLMRLEQGDHIQQLLEYYMGKNTMDRQEFIIDNLVVEIDEAEEEAAA
- a CDS encoding RCC1 domain-containing protein, which translates into the protein MIKTLFRPFILMILFCCFLFACNKKNETPGNIYSTVNWDALSANAYFTLAIRGDRSLWAAGTNNYGQLGGSIAGRDSNFKRITEHVSLARAGYFHTLVLKTDGSLWGMGRSDSGQLGNVQGSKTKIPVKITGDVLSMSGGAAHTLILKKDGTVWATGGNFYGQLGDGTGISRNTPVQVATGVKQLAAGRDFSLIVKTDGSLWAAGRNNYGQLGDGTLDNKRTFVKVMDNVAVVAAESFHSLILKTDGSLWGSGQNLYGQLGDGTKENRPSPIRLAGNVAAIAAGAYHSLILKKDGSLWTTGRNNYGQCGTGSAEPALVTPVQIASEVMAIAAGHYHSVFLKKDGMVFSAGRNASGELGLGNTENASQPVPAFSLVR
- a CDS encoding acyl-CoA thioesterase, which codes for MPRIKIQLPETFHFSCIIPVRVTDINYGGHAGNDALLGMIHEARVQFLRRLGYTEFSMEGVGLIMADAAIEFKNEAFMGDALLVSVTAGDFQRAGFDLYYRVEKETDGKKLPVVFAKTGMVCFDYTLRKIAPLPEAALRKLEFPASG
- a CDS encoding helix-turn-helix transcriptional regulator translates to MDQKETRYQEFLPALPLRPFIENYYIIETDGSELFEKKAYASGCVEIMIRLGGGNWYVRNKNGIRLNPPIELWGQIIEPLTYFCDGPGCMMGVRFYPHTAALFLREEMHLFNDQVSDLYQVLGNPIQYLYEELLNKTTLQERLQAFDSFFIKRIHGYEKQKRHILLLDGVIREFKREDFWNNIQHVAEKFGISSRYLQKLFVQYTGLSPKLYMQIDRFQNSLKLLEQNSQSLTSIAYECGYFDQAHFIKAFKSFTGTTPSGFLAAPAPLILTPEIS